One segment of Niveibacterium microcysteis DNA contains the following:
- a CDS encoding H-NS family nucleoid-associated regulatory protein: MDIAKLNLTELKRLLKRVEGEIERRANTAKRDVLKKVHKIVTEAGMSLEDLMGDEKKPAAAKTRKPRAAAKPGRKAAGRKTVGAAKYRNPAKPEQTWTGHGRKPGWVAEWLAAGKALNELEIR; this comes from the coding sequence ATGGACATTGCCAAGCTCAATCTCACCGAACTCAAACGCCTGCTCAAGCGCGTAGAGGGCGAAATCGAACGCCGCGCCAATACCGCGAAGCGCGACGTTCTGAAAAAAGTACATAAGATCGTCACCGAAGCCGGCATGTCGCTGGAAGATTTGATGGGCGACGAGAAGAAACCCGCTGCCGCCAAGACGCGCAAACCGCGCGCAGCCGCCAAGCCGGGCCGTAAGGCCGCTGGCCGCAAGACGGTTGGTGCCGCCAAGTATCGCAATCCGGCCAAACCCGAGCAGACCTGGACTGGCCACGGCCGCAAGCCGGGCTGGGTCGCCGAATGGCTGGCCGCGGGCAAAGCGCTCAACGAGCTGGAAATTCGCTGA
- a CDS encoding methylated-DNA--[protein]-cysteine S-methyltransferase, whose translation MTSADDFAAILAMPTCRLGVAVARQQVLTLVFLAPNTPTIPASGTLCEAISTALDAYLQDGTPFPALPLAQRGTLFQRRVWSAISAIPAGQTRQYGEMARTLGSAARAVGQACGANPFPLVVPCHRVLGSKGIGGFANHTEGWLIETKRWLLWHEGVLA comes from the coding sequence ATGACATCTGCCGACGACTTCGCAGCCATACTGGCAATGCCCACCTGCCGCCTCGGCGTTGCAGTCGCTCGTCAGCAAGTACTCACGCTCGTCTTCCTTGCACCCAATACCCCGACCATTCCGGCAAGCGGCACGCTCTGCGAAGCGATTTCCACGGCACTCGATGCTTATCTGCAAGACGGCACGCCCTTTCCGGCGCTGCCGCTTGCGCAACGCGGCACCCTGTTCCAGCGGCGGGTATGGAGCGCGATCTCGGCAATCCCGGCCGGCCAAACACGCCAATACGGTGAAATGGCCCGCACACTGGGCAGCGCCGCGCGTGCGGTAGGTCAGGCCTGCGGCGCCAACCCGTTTCCGCTTGTAGTGCCTTGCCATCGCGTGCTGGGCAGCAAGGGCATTGGCGGTTTCGCGAATCACACCGAAGGCTGGCTGATCGAAACAAAGCGCTGGCTGCTTTGGCACGAAGGAGTCCTTGCATGA
- the xerD gene encoding site-specific tyrosine recombinase XerD, whose amino-acid sequence MSQAGISAVEIESDIDTFCETLWLQDGLAKNTLAAYRSDLMACAKWLAERNVRLGHASASDLQAYLHAFAPRARAATQRRVLATVRRYFRLLLAEGRIQVDPTLDLASPARTPRVPKTLSERQVEDLLNAPDVDTPLGLRDRAMLETLYATGLRVSELIELKMTEIDLSAGLVRIFGKGAKERIVPVGEIALEWIQRYAREARPQLLSGRTSQALFVTQRAAPMSRQRFWDIVKAYAMACGIAAERISPHVLRHAFATHLLNHGADLRVVQMLLGHADISTTQVYTHVARERLKRLHAEHHPRG is encoded by the coding sequence ATGAGCCAAGCCGGAATCAGCGCAGTCGAAATTGAGTCCGACATCGACACCTTTTGTGAAACGCTGTGGCTCCAGGACGGCCTCGCAAAGAACACCTTGGCGGCGTACCGAAGTGATCTCATGGCCTGTGCCAAATGGCTCGCCGAACGTAACGTCCGGTTGGGCCACGCAAGCGCGTCCGATTTGCAGGCCTATTTGCACGCCTTTGCACCACGCGCACGTGCCGCAACGCAGCGCCGCGTGCTTGCTACGGTCAGGCGCTATTTTCGACTTCTGCTCGCGGAGGGCCGAATTCAGGTCGACCCCACGCTCGATCTGGCCTCCCCCGCCCGAACGCCGCGTGTCCCGAAGACCCTGTCGGAACGGCAGGTCGAAGATCTGCTGAACGCGCCGGACGTCGATACACCACTCGGGCTGAGGGATCGCGCAATGCTCGAAACGCTCTACGCCACAGGCCTGCGTGTCAGTGAATTGATCGAACTGAAAATGACTGAAATCGATCTCAGCGCCGGGCTCGTGCGCATATTCGGCAAAGGCGCGAAAGAACGGATCGTGCCGGTCGGCGAAATAGCGCTTGAATGGATCCAGCGCTACGCCCGAGAAGCGCGGCCCCAGCTGCTATCGGGCCGCACATCGCAAGCGCTATTCGTTACCCAGCGCGCGGCGCCGATGAGCCGCCAACGCTTCTGGGACATCGTCAAAGCCTACGCAATGGCGTGCGGAATTGCAGCCGAGCGAATTTCGCCGCATGTGCTCCGGCACGCCTTCGCGACGCACCTGCTCAATCACGGCGCGGATCTCCGCGTCGTGCAAATGCTGCTTGGCCATGCAGACATTTCCACCACCCAGGTCTATACGCACGTTGCCCGCGAACGCCTGAAGCGCTTGCATGCGGAGCATCACCCGCGCGGTTGA
- a CDS encoding chalcone isomerase family protein codes for MRNRTLAALLLSAALITPAFAAIDVAGVKFEDKASAGTAELVLNGAGLRKKAFFKVYAIGLYLPAKADSAGGVIGAKGPKRIQIVTLRDLSAEQLSEALENGVQENSTEADMAKIKARLEEFRANLLAMGKVPEKSDIRIEWTGSATRVLMNGTAKGKEIQGEDFYAALLKIWFGDKPVQSDLKDALLGKK; via the coding sequence ATGCGCAATCGCACCCTGGCAGCCCTGCTGCTGTCGGCCGCCCTGATCACCCCCGCCTTCGCGGCAATCGACGTCGCGGGCGTGAAGTTCGAAGACAAGGCCAGCGCCGGCACTGCGGAACTCGTCCTCAACGGCGCGGGGCTGCGCAAGAAGGCCTTCTTCAAGGTTTACGCGATCGGACTCTACCTTCCCGCCAAGGCTGATTCGGCCGGCGGCGTAATCGGCGCGAAGGGTCCGAAACGGATCCAGATCGTCACTCTGCGCGACCTTTCGGCCGAACAACTCTCCGAAGCGCTTGAGAATGGTGTGCAGGAGAACAGCACCGAGGCCGACATGGCGAAGATCAAAGCGCGACTGGAAGAATTCCGCGCCAACCTGCTGGCGATGGGCAAGGTGCCTGAGAAGAGCGACATCCGTATCGAGTGGACCGGCAGCGCCACCCGTGTGCTGATGAACGGCACAGCGAAGGGCAAGGAGATTCAGGGCGAAGACTTCTATGCCGCGCTGCTCAAGATCTGGTTCGGCGACAAGCCGGTGCAATCTGATCTGAAGGACGCCCTACTCGGCAAGAAGTAA
- the rpsU gene encoding 30S ribosomal protein S21: MPGIRLKENEPFEVAIRRFKRTIEKAGVITELRSREFYEKPTAERKRKKAAAVKRLHKRLRSQQLPPKLY, from the coding sequence ATGCCGGGTATCCGCCTCAAGGAAAACGAGCCGTTTGAAGTCGCGATCCGTCGCTTCAAGCGCACCATCGAGAAGGCCGGTGTCATCACCGAGCTGCGTTCGCGCGAGTTCTACGAAAAGCCGACCGCCGAACGCAAGCGCAAGAAGGCCGCTGCAGTGAAGCGCCTGCACAAGCGCCTGCGCAGCCAGCAGCTGCCGCCGAAGCTGTACTAA
- a CDS encoding GatB/YqeY domain-containing protein gives MSLKLQINEDMKSAMRAKETARLGALRLLLAAIKQREVDERIELDDAAVLAVIEKQVKQRRDSVAQYEQAKREDLASAERFEIEVLSAYMPAQMSADEIDAAIDAAIAETGATGPAGIGKLMGPLKTKLAGRADMSLVSARVKAKLSA, from the coding sequence ATGTCGCTGAAGCTTCAGATCAATGAAGACATGAAGTCCGCCATGCGCGCGAAGGAAACCGCTCGCCTCGGCGCCCTGCGCCTGTTGCTTGCCGCAATCAAGCAGCGCGAAGTTGACGAACGGATCGAGCTGGATGACGCCGCAGTGCTGGCGGTCATCGAAAAGCAGGTCAAGCAGCGCCGCGATTCGGTTGCCCAGTACGAGCAAGCCAAGCGCGAAGACCTCGCAAGCGCCGAACGTTTCGAGATCGAAGTGCTCTCGGCCTACATGCCCGCACAGATGAGCGCCGACGAAATCGATGCAGCGATCGACGCCGCGATCGCCGAAACAGGTGCCACCGGACCCGCAGGCATCGGCAAGCTGATGGGCCCGCTGAAGACCAAGTTGGCCGGACGCGCCGACATGAGCCTCGTCTCCGCACGCGTCAAGGCCAAGCTCTCGGCCTGA
- the plsY gene encoding glycerol-3-phosphate 1-O-acyltransferase PlsY — protein sequence MQTVIVALAAYFIGSTPFAVIVSRAMGLEDPRKYGSGNPGATNVLRSGSKKAAILTLIGDALKGTAAVLLARALAEPLGLTENDAAVAGIFAFLGHVFSVFLRFQGGKGVATAAGVLLAMSPLAGGLTLATWLLVALTTRYSSAAALAAALAAPVFTHLLVSSVSWTAATIAMSAVLIWRHKDNISRLIAGKESRIGAKKKENV from the coding sequence ATGCAGACCGTCATCGTCGCACTCGCCGCCTATTTCATCGGTTCAACGCCGTTCGCTGTCATCGTCAGCCGGGCCATGGGCCTCGAAGACCCGCGCAAGTACGGATCGGGCAATCCGGGGGCAACCAATGTGCTGCGCAGTGGCAGCAAGAAGGCCGCCATCCTGACGCTGATCGGCGATGCACTCAAGGGCACGGCGGCAGTGCTTTTGGCGCGCGCGCTGGCTGAGCCGCTCGGTCTGACTGAGAACGATGCCGCTGTGGCCGGGATTTTCGCCTTTTTGGGGCATGTCTTCTCGGTGTTCCTGCGCTTCCAGGGCGGCAAGGGCGTCGCCACAGCGGCGGGCGTACTGCTCGCCATGAGCCCCCTCGCAGGCGGATTGACGCTTGCGACCTGGCTCCTGGTCGCGCTCACGACCCGTTACTCCTCCGCCGCCGCACTGGCGGCAGCACTGGCCGCACCGGTGTTCACCCATCTTCTGGTGAGCAGCGTCAGCTGGACGGCGGCGACAATCGCAATGTCCGCCGTCCTGATCTGGCGCCACAAGGACAACATTTCGCGCCTGATTGCCGGCAAGGAAAGCCGGATTGGCGCAAAGAAAAAGGAAAACGTCTAA
- a CDS encoding glutamate-5-semialdehyde dehydrogenase, giving the protein MDIKTYMQTVGRQARAASRAMAAASTASKNAALNEIARLIRERGDALLAANARDLEQARLDGLEPAMIDRLTLSAKTIESMAAGLEQIAALADPVGEITDVKRRPTGIQVGKMRVPLGVIGIIYEARPNVTADAAGLCLKSGNAAILRGGKEALHCNQAIAACVRDGLSHAGLPQTAVQVIETTDRTAVGELITMPEFVDVIVPRGGKGLIERISRDARVPVIKHLDGNCHVYVDLDADLDKAVRIADNAKTHRYGTCNTAESLLVAKAVAAEFLPRIGRIYADKGVEMRCCAESKAILEAAGFGGIKAASEEDYRTEFLAPIIAIRIVAGVDEAIAHINDYSSQHTEAIVTEHYTRAMRFLREVDSSSVMINASTRFADGFEYGLGAEIGISTDKIHARGPVGLDGLTSQKWVVFGDGEIRS; this is encoded by the coding sequence ACGGTGGGCCGCCAAGCGCGCGCTGCTTCGCGCGCCATGGCTGCCGCATCAACCGCCAGCAAGAACGCCGCCCTGAACGAAATCGCTCGCCTGATCCGCGAGCGCGGCGACGCGCTGCTGGCGGCGAACGCCCGCGATCTGGAACAGGCCCGGCTGGACGGCCTTGAGCCGGCGATGATCGACCGCCTGACGCTGAGCGCGAAGACGATCGAATCGATGGCCGCCGGCCTCGAGCAGATCGCCGCGCTCGCCGATCCGGTTGGCGAAATCACCGATGTGAAGCGCCGCCCGACCGGCATTCAGGTCGGCAAGATGCGCGTGCCGCTCGGCGTGATCGGCATCATCTACGAAGCGCGTCCGAACGTAACCGCAGACGCCGCCGGCCTGTGCCTGAAGAGCGGCAATGCCGCGATCCTGCGCGGCGGCAAGGAAGCCCTACATTGCAACCAGGCGATTGCGGCCTGCGTGCGTGATGGCTTGTCTCACGCGGGCCTGCCGCAAACGGCAGTGCAAGTGATCGAGACAACCGATCGCACAGCAGTGGGCGAGCTGATCACGATGCCGGAATTCGTCGACGTGATCGTGCCGCGCGGCGGCAAGGGCTTGATCGAACGCATTTCGCGCGACGCACGCGTGCCGGTGATCAAGCACCTCGACGGCAACTGCCATGTGTATGTCGATCTGGACGCAGATCTCGACAAGGCCGTGCGCATTGCAGACAACGCAAAGACGCATCGCTATGGCACCTGCAACACGGCGGAGTCACTGCTGGTCGCGAAAGCCGTCGCAGCAGAGTTCCTGCCGCGCATCGGCCGGATCTATGCGGACAAAGGCGTCGAAATGCGCTGCTGCGCGGAATCGAAGGCAATCCTTGAAGCAGCCGGTTTCGGCGGTATCAAGGCTGCAAGTGAAGAGGACTACCGGACGGAGTTCCTCGCGCCAATTATTGCGATCCGCATCGTGGCCGGCGTGGATGAGGCAATCGCCCACATCAACGACTACTCGTCGCAGCACACTGAGGCAATCGTGACGGAGCACTACACCCGCGCAATGCGCTTCCTCCGCGAGGTGGATTCCAGCTCGGTGATGATCAACGCCTCGACGCGCTTTGCCGATGGCTTTGAATACGGCCTCGGCGCCGAAATCGGCATCTCTACCGACAAGATCCACGCGCGCGGGCCAGTCGGCCTTGATGGCCTGACAAGTCAGAAATGGGTGGTTTTCGGTGACGGGGAAATCCGAAGCTGA
- a CDS encoding dihydroneopterin aldolase — protein sequence MDFIFVEGLQVEASVGIYEREKRATQPLEINLTFGVPDAAAARDDIADTIDYDVVVDRIRAVLADRHFNLLETLGEFIVDLLFSEFGVPWVRVSIAKMGVMRGVRRVGVFIERGRDEPAPPRPHFQF from the coding sequence ATGGACTTTATCTTTGTCGAGGGGCTTCAGGTCGAGGCTTCGGTCGGAATCTACGAGCGCGAAAAGCGCGCAACGCAGCCGTTGGAGATCAATCTGACCTTCGGCGTCCCCGATGCCGCAGCGGCGCGTGATGATATCGCCGATACGATTGATTATGACGTGGTTGTGGACCGGATCCGTGCGGTGTTGGCGGACCGCCACTTCAATTTGCTCGAAACGTTGGGCGAATTCATCGTCGATCTGCTGTTCAGCGAGTTCGGTGTGCCCTGGGTCCGGGTCTCGATCGCCAAGATGGGCGTGATGCGAGGTGTGCGGCGGGTAGGGGTGTTTATCGAACGAGGAAGGGATGAGCCGGCGCCACCGCGGCCACATTTCCAGTTCTGA
- the tsaD gene encoding tRNA (adenosine(37)-N6)-threonylcarbamoyltransferase complex transferase subunit TsaD, which translates to MQILGIESSCDETGVGVYDTERGLLAHRVHSQIAMHAEYGGVVPELASRDHVRRIVPLVRETLAAAGCSAGALDGVGYTAGPGLAGALLVGAAFAEAFAFGLGIPALPIHHLEGHLLSPLLSSDPPTFPFVALLVSGGHTQLMKVTGVGAYELLGETVDDAAGEAFDKTAKLIGLDYPGGPALARLASEGVAGRFKLPRPMLHSGDLQFSFSGLKTAVLTATKAPSWSHDQRADLAAEFQEAVTEVLVAKALAALKETGLRTLVVAGGVGANRRLRERLDETAARRRLRVHYPELAFCSDNGAMIALAAGLRFAGGATGQTDGRFAVRPRWPLGELQPPR; encoded by the coding sequence ATGCAGATCCTTGGTATTGAATCCTCTTGCGACGAGACCGGCGTTGGCGTCTACGACACCGAACGCGGTCTGCTGGCGCATCGCGTTCATTCGCAAATCGCGATGCACGCGGAGTACGGTGGCGTGGTGCCCGAGCTGGCGTCGCGCGACCATGTGCGGCGCATCGTCCCCTTGGTGCGCGAGACGCTGGCCGCCGCGGGCTGCAGCGCAGGAGCGCTTGACGGCGTCGGCTATACCGCTGGCCCGGGGCTGGCCGGTGCCTTGCTCGTTGGTGCGGCCTTCGCAGAGGCGTTCGCGTTCGGGCTAGGTATTCCCGCGCTGCCGATTCATCACCTGGAGGGGCATCTGCTATCTCCGTTGCTGTCGAGCGATCCCCCGACCTTCCCGTTTGTCGCGCTGCTCGTCTCGGGCGGGCATACCCAGTTGATGAAGGTCACCGGCGTTGGTGCTTACGAGCTGCTTGGCGAGACAGTGGATGACGCGGCCGGCGAAGCCTTCGACAAAACGGCGAAGCTGATCGGCCTTGATTATCCCGGCGGGCCGGCGCTTGCCCGCCTGGCGAGCGAGGGCGTGGCTGGGCGCTTCAAGTTGCCGCGCCCGATGCTGCATTCGGGCGATCTGCAGTTCAGCTTCAGCGGTTTGAAGACGGCGGTGCTGACGGCGACCAAGGCGCCGAGCTGGTCGCACGATCAACGTGCAGACCTCGCGGCCGAGTTCCAGGAGGCGGTGACGGAGGTGCTTGTCGCTAAGGCGCTCGCTGCACTGAAGGAAACCGGCTTGCGGACGCTGGTGGTGGCGGGTGGTGTCGGCGCCAACCGTCGTCTGCGCGAGCGCCTCGATGAAACGGCAGCCCGCCGCCGCCTTCGCGTGCATTATCCCGAGCTCGCGTTCTGTTCCGACAATGGCGCGATGATCGCGCTCGCGGCGGGCCTGCGCTTCGCCGGTGGCGCGACCGGCCAAACGGATGGGCGCTTTGCGGTGCGCCCGCGCTGGCCCTTGGGCGAATTGCAGCCGCCGCGTTAG
- the rpoD gene encoding RNA polymerase sigma factor RpoD, producing the protein MAATDKSKDPRKDSSKPKSAKAKAKEKDLALAQAAALQPADAEARRTRLKSLIALGKERGYLTYAEINDHLPDDMVDAEQIESIISTFGDMGIQVYDEAPAAEELLISDNVPQVVDDEAAQEEAEQALSAADSEFGRTTDPVRMYMREMGTVELLTREGEIEIAKRIEDGLKHMVLAISACPTTVSDILDMAEKVGKDEMRIDELVDGLIDPNAPEEAAPADDVELDEEEDEDADDEDGDGAGKISASLLQLKTDALQRFDVIRGLYAKMIAALGKKGSDDKTYLKIHGQISAELMNIRFTAKSIEKLCDTVRHMVENVRKHERKILDLCVERAGMSRQHFIKVFPGNETNRDWLKGEISANASYSAALMRMQPAILEEQQKLIDLQERIGIPLKELKDINKQMSTGEAKMRRAKREMTEANLRLVISIAKKYTNRGLQFLDLIQEGNIGLMKAVDKFEYRRGYKFSTYATWWIRQAITRSIADQARTIRIPVHMIETINKMNRISRQILQETGLEPDPATLAVKMEMPEEKIRKIQKISKEPISMETPIGDDDDSHLGDFIEDNATVAPADAAEYSGLRDATKEVLDSLTPREAKVLRMRFGIEMNTDHTLEEVGKQFDVTRERIRQIEAKALRKLRHPSRSDKLRSFLDGEG; encoded by the coding sequence ATGGCCGCCACGGATAAATCCAAAGACCCCCGCAAGGACTCGTCCAAGCCAAAGTCAGCCAAGGCCAAGGCCAAGGAGAAGGATCTCGCGCTCGCCCAAGCCGCTGCGCTGCAGCCTGCCGACGCCGAAGCGCGCCGCACCCGCCTGAAGTCGCTGATCGCGCTGGGCAAGGAGCGCGGATACCTGACCTACGCCGAGATCAACGACCACCTGCCGGACGACATGGTCGATGCCGAGCAGATCGAATCGATCATCTCGACCTTCGGCGACATGGGCATCCAGGTCTATGACGAAGCCCCCGCTGCTGAAGAGCTGCTGATTTCCGACAATGTGCCGCAAGTCGTTGACGACGAAGCCGCACAGGAAGAAGCCGAACAAGCGCTGTCTGCCGCCGACTCCGAATTCGGCCGCACGACCGATCCGGTCCGCATGTACATGCGCGAAATGGGCACCGTCGAGCTGCTGACCCGCGAAGGCGAAATCGAGATCGCCAAGCGCATCGAAGATGGCCTCAAGCACATGGTGCTGGCGATCTCCGCCTGCCCGACGACCGTCTCCGACATCCTGGACATGGCCGAGAAGGTTGGCAAGGACGAGATGCGCATCGACGAACTCGTCGACGGCCTGATCGACCCCAATGCGCCGGAAGAAGCGGCGCCGGCCGACGACGTCGAGCTCGACGAAGAGGAAGACGAAGACGCGGACGACGAAGATGGTGACGGCGCGGGCAAGATCAGCGCGTCGCTGCTGCAACTGAAGACCGACGCCCTGCAACGCTTCGACGTGATCCGTGGCCTTTACGCCAAGATGATCGCTGCGCTGGGCAAGAAGGGCTCGGACGACAAGACCTACCTGAAGATCCACGGCCAGATCTCAGCCGAGCTGATGAACATCCGCTTTACCGCGAAGTCCATCGAGAAGCTCTGCGACACCGTGCGTCACATGGTCGAGAACGTCCGCAAGCACGAGCGCAAGATCCTTGACCTGTGCGTCGAACGCGCCGGCATGTCGCGCCAGCACTTCATCAAAGTCTTCCCGGGCAACGAAACCAACCGTGACTGGTTGAAGGGCGAAATCAGCGCGAACGCGAGTTACTCGGCCGCACTGATGCGCATGCAACCGGCCATTCTGGAAGAGCAGCAGAAGCTGATCGACCTGCAGGAACGCATCGGCATTCCGCTGAAGGAACTCAAAGACATCAACAAGCAGATGTCCACTGGCGAAGCGAAGATGCGCCGCGCCAAGCGCGAGATGACCGAGGCCAACCTGCGTCTGGTGATCTCGATCGCGAAGAAGTACACGAACCGCGGCCTGCAGTTCCTCGACCTGATCCAGGAAGGCAACATCGGCCTGATGAAGGCGGTGGACAAGTTCGAATACCGCCGCGGCTACAAGTTCTCGACCTACGCAACCTGGTGGATCCGCCAGGCGATCACGCGTTCGATCGCCGACCAGGCGCGCACGATCCGTATCCCGGTTCACATGATCGAAACGATCAACAAGATGAACCGCATCTCGCGTCAGATCCTGCAGGAAACCGGTCTTGAGCCGGATCCGGCAACCTTGGCCGTGAAGATGGAAATGCCCGAGGAGAAGATCCGCAAGATCCAGAAGATCTCCAAAGAGCCGATTTCCATGGAGACGCCGATTGGTGACGACGACGACTCGCATCTGGGCGACTTCATCGAAGACAACGCCACCGTTGCACCGGCCGATGCGGCCGAGTACTCCGGCCTGCGCGATGCCACGAAGGAAGTGCTCGACAGCCTGACGCCGCGCGAAGCGAAGGTGCTGCGCATGCGTTTCGGTATCGAGATGAACACGGACCACACGCTGGAAGAAGTCGGCAAGCAGTTCGACGTGACCCGCGAACGTATCCGCCAGATCGAAGCCAAGGCACTGCGCAAGCTGCGCCACCCGTCGCGGTCGGACAAGCTGCGCAGCTTCCTCGACGGCGAGGGCTGA
- the dnaG gene encoding DNA primase yields the protein MIPQAFIQDLIARIDIVDLIQRYVPLKKAGANYSACCPFHNEKSPSFTVSPSKQFYHCFGCGAHGTAIGFLMEHSGLGFVDAVKELAQQLGLEVPEEGPAFSGPGREQQRSLIDVMSTAARFYREQLKSSPRAVDYLKRRGLTGEIAARFGIGYAPDGWQSLDKAFPKYDDGGLAEAGLVIDNEAGRRYDRFRDRIMFPIQDARGNVIAFGGRILDAGEPKYLNSPETPLFEKGRELYGLPQARVGIRETGTVIVVEGYMDVVALAQYGVNNAVATLGTATTPTHVQKLLRQADRLVFCFDGDKAGRKAARRGLEASLPHLADDKTVCFLFLPAEHDPDSFVRERGAEAFQLAARDATPLGRFLLDTLAEGCDLQTAEGRAHLVHNAKEFVPKIAAQVLRLQIVRDLAAVAQLSPEETSSALGLAPPPRPPRPAFEPFQKGDWQKGRFGKKGLPPPEPRVGVVPLEQQLLRVLLARPRLGDKVPVALVGHLPETAERAAVMAIIDAGEDGTLLDAPLGAWIEHFRDSTHEAAITRAMQSIEEGYIDETKLEETLRGLLDRLELQAVETELKNLQIQVTSGRADNSSAARLGSLLAKKQKLKSGQTV from the coding sequence ATGATTCCTCAGGCCTTCATTCAGGATCTCATCGCGCGGATTGACATCGTCGACCTGATTCAGCGCTATGTGCCGTTGAAGAAGGCGGGCGCAAACTATTCCGCCTGCTGCCCGTTCCACAACGAAAAATCCCCCAGCTTCACGGTCAGCCCAAGCAAGCAGTTCTACCACTGCTTCGGCTGCGGCGCGCACGGCACGGCGATCGGCTTCCTGATGGAGCACTCAGGGCTTGGGTTCGTCGACGCCGTCAAGGAACTCGCCCAGCAGCTGGGGCTTGAAGTGCCCGAGGAGGGACCGGCGTTTTCCGGCCCCGGGCGCGAACAGCAGCGCTCGCTGATCGACGTGATGTCGACCGCTGCGCGTTTCTATCGCGAGCAACTCAAAAGCAGCCCGCGCGCCGTCGATTACCTGAAACGCCGCGGCTTGACCGGCGAGATCGCCGCGCGCTTTGGCATCGGCTATGCGCCGGATGGCTGGCAAAGCCTCGACAAGGCCTTCCCCAAGTACGACGACGGCGGATTGGCGGAGGCCGGTCTGGTCATCGACAATGAGGCCGGCCGCCGTTACGACCGCTTCCGCGATCGCATCATGTTTCCGATCCAGGACGCGCGCGGCAATGTCATCGCCTTCGGCGGGCGCATCCTGGATGCAGGCGAACCGAAATACCTGAACTCGCCGGAAACGCCGCTGTTCGAGAAGGGGCGCGAGCTCTACGGCCTGCCGCAGGCACGCGTCGGCATTCGCGAGACCGGCACCGTGATTGTGGTCGAGGGCTACATGGACGTCGTCGCGCTTGCGCAGTACGGCGTCAACAACGCCGTCGCGACGCTCGGCACCGCCACCACGCCGACGCACGTCCAGAAACTGCTGCGCCAGGCCGACCGATTGGTGTTCTGTTTCGACGGCGACAAAGCCGGCCGCAAAGCTGCACGACGAGGCCTTGAAGCCAGCCTGCCGCACCTCGCCGACGACAAGACCGTCTGCTTCCTCTTCCTGCCAGCGGAGCACGATCCGGACTCGTTCGTCCGCGAACGCGGCGCCGAGGCTTTCCAGCTCGCCGCCCGCGACGCCACGCCACTCGGCCGATTCCTGCTCGACACGCTGGCCGAGGGCTGCGACCTGCAAACCGCCGAAGGTCGCGCGCACCTCGTACACAACGCGAAAGAATTCGTCCCGAAGATTGCCGCGCAAGTCTTGCGGCTTCAGATCGTTCGAGACCTCGCTGCCGTGGCGCAACTAAGTCCGGAGGAGACCTCGTCCGCGCTGGGGCTCGCGCCCCCACCGCGCCCGCCGCGCCCCGCATTCGAGCCCTTCCAGAAAGGCGACTGGCAAAAAGGGCGCTTCGGCAAGAAAGGCCTGCCGCCGCCCGAGCCGCGTGTCGGCGTTGTCCCGCTCGAGCAGCAGTTGCTGCGCGTTTTGCTGGCGCGTCCCCGCCTCGGTGACAAGGTCCCGGTCGCCCTGGTTGGCCACCTTCCGGAGACTGCCGAACGCGCCGCAGTGATGGCGATCATTGACGCTGGCGAAGACGGAACGCTGCTGGACGCGCCGCTCGGCGCCTGGATCGAGCACTTCCGCGACAGCACGCACGAGGCGGCGATTACGCGCGCAATGCAGTCGATCGAAGAAGGCTACATCGACGAGACCAAGCTCGAAGAAACGCTGCGCGGCCTGCTTGATCGACTCGAGCTCCAGGCCGTGGAGACGGAATTGAAAAATCTGCAGATCCAAGTCACCAGCGGACGCGCCGACAACAGCTCGGCGGCCCGTCTGGGCTCGCTTCTTGCGAAAAAACAGAAACTTAAGTCTGGCCAGACGGTCTGA